In one Bordetella pertussis 18323 genomic region, the following are encoded:
- a CDS encoding helix-turn-helix domain-containing protein, protein MRMPTSEQRNCSPRVAMPRPVERALQRLGQDISTARRVRRLSQEDLAQRVGTSLSTVRRMEDGHPGTALHTFLRALHVLGRLDDVLRVMATENDVLGMELVREQLPQRVRTVRGSKPRVGHSAAVKEGASDDADELEGF, encoded by the coding sequence GTGCGCATGCCGACTTCCGAACAGAGAAATTGCAGCCCGCGGGTCGCGATGCCTCGGCCTGTGGAGCGTGCGTTGCAACGCCTTGGACAGGACATCTCCACCGCGCGCCGTGTGCGTCGCTTGAGCCAGGAAGACTTGGCGCAGCGTGTTGGCACTTCGCTCAGTACAGTCAGGCGTATGGAAGACGGCCATCCCGGCACTGCCTTGCATACTTTCCTGCGCGCCTTGCATGTGCTTGGCCGTCTTGACGATGTGCTGCGCGTGATGGCCACCGAGAATGATGTGCTGGGGATGGAACTGGTGCGGGAGCAACTGCCGCAACGAGTGCGTACGGTTCGCGGCAGCAAGCCGCGAGTCGGTCATTCCGCTGCAGTCAAGGAAGGTGCGTCCGATGACGCCGATGAACTGGAGGGTTTCTGA
- the modB gene encoding molybdate ABC transporter permease subunit has product MSLTSADWAAIWLTIELASLTTLLLLVIGTPIAWWLARTRSRLKGPVGAIVALPLVLPPTVIGFYLLVAMGPNGYVGQLTQSLGLGTLPFTFAGLVVGSVFYSMPFVVQPLHNAFEAIGRRPLEAAATLRAGPWDRFVSVALPLARPGFVTAGILGFAHTVGEFGVVLMIGGNIPGKTRVVSVQIFDHVEALEYAQAHWLAGGMVVFSFIILLLLYSRRQRATAAL; this is encoded by the coding sequence TTGTCGCTGACCAGCGCCGACTGGGCCGCCATCTGGCTGACGATAGAACTGGCCTCGCTGACCACGCTGCTGCTGCTGGTGATCGGCACGCCCATCGCCTGGTGGCTGGCGCGCACGCGCTCGCGCCTGAAGGGGCCGGTGGGCGCCATCGTGGCGCTGCCGCTGGTGCTGCCCCCCACGGTGATCGGCTTCTACCTGCTGGTGGCGATGGGACCCAACGGCTATGTGGGGCAACTGACCCAGAGCCTGGGGCTGGGCACGCTGCCGTTCACCTTCGCCGGGCTGGTGGTGGGCTCGGTGTTCTACTCCATGCCGTTCGTGGTGCAGCCGCTGCACAACGCCTTCGAGGCCATCGGCCGCCGTCCGCTGGAGGCCGCCGCGACCCTGCGCGCCGGCCCGTGGGACCGGTTCGTCTCGGTAGCCCTGCCGCTGGCGCGGCCCGGCTTCGTGACCGCCGGCATCCTGGGCTTTGCCCACACGGTGGGCGAGTTCGGCGTGGTGCTGATGATAGGCGGCAACATCCCGGGCAAGACCCGTGTCGTATCGGTGCAGATTTTCGACCACGTCGAGGCGCTGGAATATGCGCAGGCGCATTGGCTGGCCGGCGGCATGGTCGTGTTCTCGTTCATCATCCTGCTGTTGCTGTACTCGCGCCGCCAGCGCGCCACGGCGGCACTCTGA
- a CDS encoding DJ-1/PfpI family protein, whose amino-acid sequence MARKLLMLVGDYVEDYEVMVPFQAFQALGYQVDAVCPDKAAGDYVMTAVHDFEGAQTYSEKPGHRFTLNASFDQIEMEKYDGLVIPGGRAPEYLRLNSKLLALVRYFFEAEKPVACICHGIQILSTAGVLEGYKCACYNTCAPEVTAAGGTYVDIPMDEAITDRNLVTAFAWPSHPAWIAQFATLLGTKITHN is encoded by the coding sequence ATGGCCAGGAAATTGCTGATGCTTGTAGGGGACTACGTTGAAGATTATGAAGTGATGGTGCCTTTTCAGGCCTTTCAGGCGCTCGGGTATCAGGTGGATGCTGTGTGCCCGGACAAGGCTGCTGGGGACTACGTCATGACAGCCGTTCATGACTTCGAAGGAGCGCAAACCTATAGTGAAAAGCCGGGCCACAGGTTCACATTGAATGCTTCATTCGATCAGATAGAGATGGAGAAGTACGACGGACTGGTGATCCCGGGAGGCAGGGCGCCCGAGTATTTGCGTCTCAACTCGAAATTGTTGGCGTTGGTTCGTTATTTCTTTGAAGCCGAAAAGCCAGTTGCCTGTATCTGCCACGGCATTCAAATTCTCAGTACTGCGGGTGTGTTGGAAGGGTATAAATGCGCCTGCTATAACACCTGCGCCCCCGAGGTGACAGCCGCGGGGGGGACGTATGTCGATATTCCCATGGATGAAGCGATTACCGATAGAAACTTGGTTACCGCCTTTGCCTGGCCTTCACACCCGGCGTGGATTGCTCAGTTTGCAACGTTGCTGGGAACAAAAATTACTCACAATTAA
- a CDS encoding type II toxin-antitoxin system HipA family toxin has translation MATKSLRRQDLEVHLGSTGQVVGRLYLGSGKRSAFSYDERWLRDARFFTLSPDLLPVLSVQHPQEVFFRALEDTAPDSWGERVIRRAHARLRQQDGETPPLEPVDFLMWVDDEARVGALRLFDPHAKVYLRSGATPGHVPPLVELDKVVQAARALEAGTETARDLQYLLGQGTSLGGARPKSSVRDTDGRLALGKFPSQADRRDVIRGEVLAMHLAAKAGIKVAAARVELIGGTAVAIIRRFDRTDDGGRIPYVSAATMLQSDGRDTVHAYTELVDVLLREGADPIADIHQLWRRLVLNFLICNTDDHLRNTGFLYDSRNHGWRLSPAFDLNPMPGDRRESKTWLTEDSGPIESRDMLMEGAPYFRLAAEEAAAIWTEVAQAVGSWRVVARGLGMQGTDLVDFEPAFA, from the coding sequence ATGGCGACCAAGTCCTTGAGGCGTCAGGACCTGGAAGTGCATCTGGGATCTACCGGCCAGGTTGTCGGGCGCTTGTATCTGGGCAGCGGCAAGCGCAGTGCGTTCAGCTACGACGAGCGCTGGTTGCGCGATGCGAGGTTCTTCACGCTGTCGCCTGATTTGCTGCCCGTCCTCAGCGTACAGCACCCTCAGGAAGTATTCTTTCGCGCGCTGGAGGACACTGCGCCGGACTCGTGGGGCGAACGCGTGATCCGGCGTGCGCATGCGAGGTTGCGACAGCAGGACGGAGAGACGCCTCCGCTGGAGCCTGTCGACTTCCTGATGTGGGTCGATGACGAGGCTCGTGTCGGCGCGCTGCGGCTTTTCGATCCTCACGCCAAAGTCTATTTGCGCTCAGGCGCAACGCCCGGGCATGTGCCGCCGTTGGTGGAGCTGGATAAGGTCGTGCAAGCGGCTCGAGCGTTGGAGGCTGGAACGGAGACCGCGCGCGACCTGCAATATCTGCTCGGGCAAGGGACTTCGCTGGGCGGAGCTCGGCCCAAATCGAGCGTGCGGGATACGGATGGCCGCCTGGCATTGGGCAAGTTTCCCAGCCAGGCTGACCGACGCGATGTCATCCGAGGCGAAGTGCTGGCCATGCATCTTGCTGCCAAAGCAGGCATCAAGGTGGCAGCGGCGCGTGTGGAGTTGATCGGCGGGACGGCGGTTGCCATCATCCGGCGGTTCGATCGTACCGACGATGGCGGCCGTATTCCCTATGTATCGGCCGCGACGATGCTGCAGTCTGATGGCCGGGACACCGTGCACGCCTATACGGAACTGGTCGATGTCCTGCTGCGGGAAGGTGCGGACCCGATTGCCGACATACATCAGTTGTGGCGCCGGCTGGTCCTCAATTTTCTGATCTGCAATACCGATGACCATTTGCGGAATACCGGGTTCCTGTATGACTCGCGTAACCATGGCTGGCGTCTGTCGCCAGCATTCGACCTCAATCCGATGCCAGGGGATCGCCGCGAGAGCAAGACATGGTTGACGGAGGATTCCGGGCCGATTGAGAGCCGGGACATGTTGATGGAAGGGGCGCCTTACTTCAGATTGGCTGCGGAAGAAGCGGCCGCAATCTGGACGGAGGTAGCTCAGGCCGTAGGCAGCTGGCGCGTCGTGGCCAGGGGGCTCGGCATGCAAGGCACTGATCTGGTGGATTTCGAGCCCGCATTTGCGTAG
- a CDS encoding LysR family transcriptional regulator substrate-binding protein — translation MPELFAALQEGDADALVTTYAPQHIEAVKMPLHQEKLYESTYQLVAPPEHRFARSRRPVPLAKLVNEDWILPAQDSMLRKEIDWVFRRAGLLPPVPVVEANNPTTSIQLVVAGIGLGFAHGETLQNVPPRHRRPHPHLALPGQRAGRADLSRQAGQ, via the coding sequence GTGCCCGAACTGTTCGCCGCGCTCCAGGAAGGCGACGCCGACGCGCTCGTCACCACCTACGCGCCGCAGCACATCGAAGCCGTCAAGATGCCGTTGCACCAGGAAAAACTCTACGAATCGACCTACCAGCTCGTCGCGCCCCCGGAACATCGGTTCGCCAGATCGCGCCGGCCCGTGCCGCTGGCGAAACTGGTCAACGAAGACTGGATCCTGCCCGCCCAGGACTCGATGCTGCGCAAGGAGATAGACTGGGTCTTCCGCCGCGCCGGGCTGCTGCCCCCGGTGCCCGTGGTCGAAGCCAACAACCCCACCACCAGCATCCAGCTGGTCGTGGCCGGCATAGGGCTGGGTTTCGCGCACGGCGAAACGCTGCAGAACGTCCCCCCCCGGCACCGTCGCCCCCATCCGCATCTCGCCCTCCCCGGCCAGCGCGCAGGTCGCGCTGATCTATCGCGCCAAGCGGGTCAATGA
- a CDS encoding tripartite tricarboxylate transporter substrate binding protein: MNWIAKTVVGTALGILGAWGGANAAAYPDKAITLVVPFPPGGGTDIMGRALAEQLGRELKQPVIVVNRSGAAGNIGAASVARADNDGYTLLMTSAPFAIAPAIFPDLSFHPIKDFTAITQISMVPLLVVTRANSPLNSISDLVAAAKQNEDSISFATFGVASPPHLAGQKIQELAGMKMLHIPYKGGSEAITELLSGQVSIGILDVISMMPMVKDGKLKALAITGPVRAQALPDVPTLVEAGISYDDVGWFGLFAPAGLSPAITQILNVAVNKILAKPEMQKLVVASGTVPITPSTSPGEWQALFNENVRAWGASATEALKEDE; encoded by the coding sequence ATGAACTGGATTGCTAAGACGGTAGTGGGAACGGCGCTCGGTATCTTAGGGGCATGGGGGGGTGCGAATGCTGCGGCCTATCCCGACAAAGCTATTACACTGGTCGTACCGTTCCCACCCGGTGGGGGCACGGATATCATGGGCCGCGCCCTTGCAGAACAGTTAGGCAGGGAGTTAAAGCAGCCGGTCATTGTGGTAAATCGGAGTGGAGCTGCCGGTAATATTGGGGCGGCTTCCGTGGCGCGTGCGGATAATGATGGCTATACACTATTAATGACATCCGCTCCATTTGCCATCGCTCCCGCCATTTTTCCAGATCTCAGCTTTCACCCCATCAAGGACTTTACTGCAATAACGCAGATATCCATGGTGCCGTTGCTGGTGGTAACGCGTGCGAACTCACCACTGAACTCGATTTCAGATCTTGTCGCAGCGGCAAAACAAAATGAAGATAGTATTTCTTTTGCTACCTTTGGCGTCGCCTCTCCACCCCATCTCGCCGGGCAGAAAATACAGGAGTTGGCAGGCATGAAAATGCTGCACATTCCATACAAGGGTGGCAGCGAGGCAATCACCGAGCTGCTGTCCGGGCAGGTGTCCATTGGCATTCTCGATGTTATATCGATGATGCCCATGGTCAAAGATGGGAAATTGAAAGCATTGGCCATAACAGGACCTGTGCGGGCTCAGGCGCTGCCAGATGTGCCAACGCTTGTCGAGGCTGGCATTTCGTATGATGATGTAGGTTGGTTTGGCTTGTTTGCTCCAGCAGGCCTGTCACCAGCGATAACGCAAATCCTGAACGTGGCGGTTAATAAAATTTTGGCTAAGCCCGAGATGCAAAAATTAGTCGTTGCAAGCGGCACTGTTCCGATAACACCGTCTACATCGCCCGGAGAGTGGCAGGCGCTATTTAATGAAAATGTACGCGCTTGGGGAGCCTCCGCCACCGAAGCGCTGAAAGAAGACGAGTGA
- a CDS encoding phospholipase D family protein — protein MPRLLSRIRAARARAAALLALAGCAILLGACTLPPPVDRTASHALDATQARATPLGQGVGELADAHPGLSGFHVLGDAQDAFAARMLLARAATRTLDVQYYIWRNDMTGTLLLQALHAAAERGVRVRLLLDDNGISGLDDALAALDAHPNAEVRLFNPFPTRSFKALGYLTDFSRLNRRMHNKSFTVDNQATIIGGRNIGDEYFGATDGVLFADLDVLAVGPVVGDVSAEFDAYWASESAWPAGPLLPAPGAQTLRALAERAARIEQDPAAGDYMSALRELPFIRELMAGRLPLQWAPARMVSDDPAKGLGKAPPAGLLTQQLRNILGEPRRTLDLVSPYFVPAEAGTQAFAALARGGAQVRVLTNALEATDVAVVHSGYAKRRKALLQAGVRLYEMRRSYAGPKPQGRGRFGSSGSSLHAKTFGVDGERVFIGSFNFDPRSANLNTELGFVIESPDMARHIAATFDQDIPAATYEVRLDDDGSLYWLEQRDGATVRHDSEPGVSLWRRFSVWLFSLLPLEPLL, from the coding sequence ATGCCTCGTCTCCTCTCGCGTATCCGGGCCGCCCGCGCGCGGGCGGCCGCGCTGCTGGCGCTGGCCGGCTGCGCCATTCTGCTGGGAGCCTGTACCTTGCCGCCGCCTGTCGACCGCACCGCCTCGCACGCCCTGGACGCCACGCAGGCGCGCGCCACGCCACTGGGCCAGGGCGTCGGCGAGCTGGCCGACGCGCATCCGGGGCTTAGCGGCTTTCATGTGCTGGGCGACGCGCAGGACGCCTTCGCCGCGCGCATGCTGCTGGCGCGCGCGGCCACGCGCACGCTGGACGTGCAGTACTACATCTGGCGCAACGACATGACCGGCACCCTGTTGCTGCAGGCCTTGCACGCGGCCGCCGAGCGCGGCGTGCGGGTGCGGCTGCTGCTCGACGACAACGGCATCTCCGGCCTGGACGACGCGCTGGCCGCGCTGGACGCGCATCCCAACGCCGAAGTGCGGCTGTTCAATCCGTTTCCCACGCGCTCGTTCAAGGCGCTGGGCTACCTGACGGATTTCTCGCGCCTGAACCGGCGCATGCACAACAAATCATTCACCGTCGACAACCAGGCCACCATCATCGGCGGGCGCAATATCGGCGACGAGTACTTCGGCGCGACCGACGGCGTGCTGTTCGCCGACCTGGACGTGCTGGCGGTGGGGCCGGTGGTGGGCGATGTGTCCGCCGAGTTCGACGCCTACTGGGCCAGCGAGTCCGCCTGGCCGGCCGGCCCGCTGCTGCCCGCGCCGGGCGCGCAGACACTGCGCGCCCTGGCCGAGCGCGCCGCGCGCATCGAACAGGACCCGGCCGCCGGCGACTACATGAGCGCGCTGCGCGAGTTGCCCTTCATCCGCGAATTGATGGCCGGCCGCCTGCCGCTGCAATGGGCGCCGGCCCGCATGGTCAGCGACGATCCGGCCAAGGGCCTGGGCAAGGCGCCGCCGGCCGGCCTGCTGACGCAGCAGCTCAGGAACATCCTGGGCGAGCCGCGCCGCACGCTCGACCTGGTGTCGCCGTATTTCGTGCCTGCCGAGGCCGGCACGCAGGCGTTCGCCGCGCTGGCCCGGGGCGGCGCGCAGGTGCGCGTGCTCACCAATGCACTGGAAGCGACCGACGTGGCCGTGGTGCATTCCGGCTACGCCAAGCGCCGCAAGGCGCTGCTGCAGGCGGGCGTGCGGCTTTACGAAATGCGGCGCAGCTACGCCGGGCCCAAGCCGCAGGGCAGGGGCCGATTCGGCAGCTCCGGGTCCAGCCTGCACGCCAAGACCTTCGGCGTCGACGGCGAGCGCGTCTTCATAGGCTCGTTCAACTTCGATCCGCGCTCGGCCAATCTCAACACCGAACTGGGCTTCGTGATCGAAAGCCCCGACATGGCGCGCCACATCGCCGCCACGTTCGACCAGGATATTCCCGCCGCCACTTACGAGGTGCGCCTGGACGACGACGGCAGCCTGTACTGGCTGGAACAGCGCGACGGCGCCACCGTGCGGCACGACAGCGAGCCGGGCGTCAGCCTGTGGCGGCGCTTCAGCGTGTGGCTGTTCTCGCTGCTGCCGCTCGAGCCGCTGCTGTAG
- the modC gene encoding molybdenum ABC transporter ATP-binding protein encodes MPSDFPPGQAGIHARFRVDYPEFSLDVDLRLPGRGVTALFGQSGSGKTTCLRCMAGLAPVSDGYLDINGEVWLDSAARRAVPTHKRALGYVFQEASLFEHLDVLANLRYGMKRVPPALRRVDLEQATGLLGIGHLLARMPAGLSGGERQRVGIARALLTSPRLLLMDEPLAALDVQRKREILPYLERLHDELDIPVIYVSHSPDEVARLADHLVLLEQGRAVASGPLDALLTRLDLPMAMTDDASVVVTGEAAGFDPGYALLTLQLPGGRARLRFVHQAAPAGQRLRVVVHARDVSLALQQPREGSILNVLAVRVLEMAPAANPAHVMVRLDADGTPLLARITRYSRDRLALAPEMQAWAQIKAVSLLA; translated from the coding sequence ATGCCATCCGATTTCCCGCCGGGCCAGGCCGGCATCCACGCCCGCTTCCGGGTGGACTATCCCGAGTTCTCCCTCGATGTCGATCTGCGGCTGCCCGGCCGCGGCGTCACGGCGCTGTTCGGCCAGTCGGGCTCGGGCAAGACCACCTGCCTGCGCTGCATGGCCGGGCTGGCCCCGGTCAGCGACGGTTACCTCGACATCAACGGCGAGGTGTGGCTGGACAGCGCGGCGCGCCGCGCCGTACCCACGCACAAGCGCGCGCTGGGCTATGTATTCCAGGAAGCCAGCCTGTTCGAACACCTGGACGTGCTGGCCAACCTGCGCTACGGCATGAAGCGCGTGCCGCCCGCGCTGCGCCGCGTCGACCTGGAGCAGGCCACCGGGCTGCTGGGCATCGGCCACCTGCTGGCGCGCATGCCGGCCGGCCTGTCGGGCGGCGAACGCCAGCGCGTGGGCATCGCCCGCGCGCTGCTGACCAGCCCGCGCCTGCTGCTGATGGACGAGCCGCTGGCGGCGCTGGACGTGCAGCGCAAGCGCGAAATCCTGCCCTACCTGGAGCGCCTGCACGACGAACTGGACATCCCGGTGATTTACGTCAGCCATTCGCCCGACGAAGTGGCGCGGCTGGCCGATCACCTGGTGCTGCTGGAGCAGGGCCGCGCGGTGGCCAGCGGCCCGCTGGACGCGCTGCTGACGCGGCTGGACCTGCCCATGGCGATGACCGACGACGCCTCGGTCGTGGTGACCGGCGAGGCCGCCGGTTTCGACCCCGGCTATGCCTTGCTGACGCTGCAGCTGCCCGGCGGGCGGGCGCGGCTGCGCTTCGTGCACCAGGCCGCGCCGGCCGGCCAGCGCCTGCGCGTGGTGGTGCATGCGCGCGATGTCAGCCTGGCGCTGCAGCAGCCGCGCGAGGGCAGCATCCTGAACGTGCTGGCGGTGCGCGTGCTGGAGATGGCGCCGGCGGCCAACCCGGCCCATGTCATGGTGCGCCTGGACGCCGACGGCACGCCGCTGCTGGCGCGCATCACCCGCTACTCGCGCGACCGGCTGGCGCTGGCGCCCGAGATGCAGGCCTGGGCGCAGATCAAGGCCGTGTCGCTGCTGGCCTGA
- a CDS encoding alpha/beta fold hydrolase has product MMPGNAAPRPVHYRHEQVGDVKIFYREAGDPASPAVLLLHGFAASSYMYRDVIAALADGYRVVAPDLPSFGFTESPARDAYAYTFDNITRTMDRFTEQLKLDRYALMVHDYGAPVGWRLASAHPDRVTALVSQNGNAYEEGLAQGWDAIRRYWASPTAENRAALHGFPTPASIKWQYLEGVPDPSLVAPDGYTLEGLQVSRPGNAEIQLDLLLDYASNVQRYPQFQAYFRDRQPPLLAVWGRNDPYFLPAGAEAWKRDIPAAEVRFYDTGHFALETHGAEIIPAIRAFLDAKVR; this is encoded by the coding sequence ATGATGCCTGGCAACGCCGCCCCACGCCCCGTCCACTATCGCCATGAGCAGGTCGGCGACGTGAAGATCTTCTACCGCGAGGCGGGCGACCCCGCCTCGCCCGCCGTGCTGCTGCTGCACGGGTTCGCGGCCTCGTCGTACATGTACCGCGACGTGATCGCGGCGCTGGCCGACGGCTATCGCGTCGTGGCGCCCGACCTGCCGTCCTTCGGCTTCACGGAATCGCCGGCACGGGACGCCTACGCCTATACGTTCGACAACATCACCAGGACCATGGACCGGTTCACCGAACAGCTGAAGCTGGACCGCTATGCGTTGATGGTGCACGACTACGGCGCGCCGGTGGGCTGGCGCCTGGCGAGCGCGCATCCGGACCGCGTCACCGCCCTCGTTTCCCAGAACGGCAACGCCTATGAAGAAGGCCTGGCGCAAGGCTGGGATGCGATCAGGCGATACTGGGCGTCGCCGACGGCCGAGAACCGCGCCGCGTTGCATGGCTTTCCCACCCCTGCGTCGATCAAGTGGCAGTACCTGGAAGGAGTGCCCGACCCCAGCCTGGTCGCCCCGGACGGCTACACGCTGGAAGGGCTGCAGGTATCCCGGCCGGGCAATGCCGAGATCCAGCTGGACCTGCTGCTCGACTACGCGTCCAACGTGCAGCGCTATCCGCAGTTCCAGGCCTATTTCCGCGACAGGCAGCCGCCGCTGCTGGCGGTCTGGGGCAGGAACGATCCGTACTTCCTGCCCGCCGGCGCCGAGGCCTGGAAACGCGACATCCCCGCGGCCGAGGTGCGCTTCTACGACACCGGCCACTTCGCCCTGGAGACGCACGGCGCGGAAATCATCCCGGCGATCCGGGCCTTCCTGGACGCCAAGGTCCGCTAA
- a CDS encoding FAD-binding oxidoreductase — MQQEQRILFKNDVGDYAAVAAGEESVLQAGLRQSVPLNYHCASGSCGSCKARLIQGALKVYTGTDFIQVSHSAGQACECPEVHLCQSHAVSDCVFEALYDKNVPPDLAAPKHYAASLNDVRPLGSGLYRLLVDLDDSIRFLPGQYVMLATKAGGRARAYSVANFAQDSRQLEFILSCNPNGAMSPQLCDINNIGMQLQGYGPLGKAYIRPKKDNELVMLVGGSGVSVALSTLEWAISSHYIDDRHLTIFWGVRDTSPIDLIGVFNRYAAVHSNLRVAVCSDISPSVQDRGRFPYIEFFTGYPADHIVNDASISWEGKEVYISGPPPMVDHTIRQLMINTEIDALDIECDSFV, encoded by the coding sequence ATGCAGCAAGAACAACGCATATTATTCAAGAACGATGTCGGCGATTACGCTGCAGTAGCTGCAGGAGAAGAATCGGTACTGCAAGCTGGGCTGCGGCAGTCGGTTCCGCTTAATTATCATTGCGCAAGTGGTAGCTGCGGTTCTTGCAAGGCGCGTCTCATTCAAGGAGCGTTGAAAGTCTATACCGGTACCGACTTCATACAGGTTTCGCATTCAGCGGGCCAAGCATGCGAATGCCCCGAGGTGCATTTGTGTCAAAGCCACGCCGTGTCTGATTGCGTATTCGAGGCCTTATACGACAAGAATGTACCGCCTGATTTGGCAGCGCCAAAACATTACGCCGCGTCGCTTAACGATGTACGGCCGTTGGGTTCTGGCTTGTATCGTTTATTGGTGGATCTTGACGATAGCATTCGTTTTTTACCTGGCCAGTATGTGATGCTGGCTACAAAGGCGGGGGGGCGGGCGCGCGCATATTCCGTCGCAAATTTTGCGCAGGATTCCCGCCAGTTGGAATTCATTCTTTCATGCAACCCAAATGGAGCGATGTCGCCGCAGCTCTGTGATATCAACAATATCGGTATGCAATTGCAGGGATATGGGCCACTGGGTAAAGCCTACATCCGTCCCAAGAAAGATAACGAACTTGTCATGTTAGTCGGCGGGTCGGGCGTGTCGGTGGCTCTGTCCACATTGGAGTGGGCCATTTCCTCCCATTACATAGATGATCGGCACCTGACGATATTCTGGGGTGTTCGAGACACATCGCCCATCGACCTTATCGGAGTGTTCAATCGATATGCGGCGGTTCATTCCAACCTCCGGGTTGCCGTATGCAGCGATATATCGCCAAGCGTACAGGACAGGGGCCGATTCCCGTATATCGAGTTTTTTACAGGGTATCCCGCTGATCACATCGTTAATGATGCGAGCATAAGCTGGGAAGGCAAGGAAGTATATATTTCAGGGCCACCGCCGATGGTGGATCATACGATTAGGCAGCTGATGATCAACACAGAGATCGATGCGCTTGATATCGAGTGCGATAGTTTTGTTTGA
- the modA gene encoding molybdate ABC transporter substrate-binding protein, with product MKIRAIPTLWALAATLLAAPALAGEVQVAVAANFTAPMQAIAKAFEEDTGNRAVASFGATGQFYAQIKNGAPFEVFLAADDSTPAKLDAEQETVPGSRFTYATGALALWSARAGYVDDQGAVLKQGDFKHLSIANPKTAPYGLAATQVLAKLGLADKLAPRIVEGQSISQAYQFVASSNAELGFVALSQIYKDGKLTGGSAWIVPASMHEPIRQDAVILKKGQDNATARAFVEYLKSPRSAAIIKSFGYQL from the coding sequence ATGAAAATCCGTGCCATTCCGACGCTGTGGGCCCTGGCCGCCACCCTGCTTGCCGCCCCCGCGCTCGCCGGCGAGGTGCAGGTGGCGGTCGCCGCCAATTTCACCGCGCCCATGCAGGCGATCGCCAAGGCGTTCGAGGAAGACACCGGCAACCGGGCGGTGGCCTCCTTCGGCGCCACCGGCCAGTTCTACGCGCAGATCAAGAACGGCGCGCCGTTCGAAGTGTTCCTGGCGGCCGACGACAGCACGCCGGCCAAGCTGGACGCCGAGCAGGAAACCGTGCCCGGCTCGCGCTTCACCTACGCGACCGGCGCGCTGGCGCTGTGGTCGGCGCGCGCCGGCTATGTCGACGACCAGGGCGCCGTGCTCAAGCAAGGCGATTTCAAGCACCTGTCCATCGCCAACCCGAAGACCGCGCCATACGGCCTGGCCGCCACCCAGGTGCTGGCCAAGCTGGGCCTGGCCGACAAGCTGGCGCCGCGCATCGTCGAAGGGCAGAGCATCTCGCAGGCGTACCAGTTCGTCGCCAGCAGCAATGCCGAGCTGGGCTTCGTGGCCCTCTCGCAGATCTACAAGGATGGCAAGCTGACCGGCGGCTCGGCCTGGATCGTGCCGGCCTCGATGCACGAGCCGATCCGCCAGGACGCCGTCATCCTGAAGAAAGGCCAGGACAACGCCACCGCGCGCGCCTTCGTCGAGTACCTGAAGTCGCCCCGTTCCGCGGCTATCATCAAGTCCTTCGGCTATCAGCTGTAA
- a CDS encoding Rieske 2Fe-2S domain-containing protein, giving the protein MTGANLVKACEENEIREGDIVEKKINGLDIILMRNGEQFFAAQAICPHMDEKLCNGLFKKTKLICTKHLWQWDLETGKPLGAAEKPIQIYKTTVKEGVVYVGVDN; this is encoded by the coding sequence GTGACGGGCGCTAACTTGGTTAAAGCCTGCGAAGAAAATGAGATAAGAGAAGGCGATATAGTTGAAAAGAAAATTAACGGGCTCGATATCATATTGATGCGAAATGGAGAGCAGTTCTTCGCGGCCCAGGCTATCTGTCCACATATGGATGAAAAGCTGTGCAATGGATTGTTCAAGAAAACAAAATTGATATGTACCAAGCATCTCTGGCAGTGGGATCTTGAAACGGGGAAACCCTTGGGCGCCGCAGAGAAGCCGATTCAGATATACAAGACGACTGTAAAAGAAGGTGTCGTCTACGTAGGTGTGGATAATTAA